The Campylobacter sp. CN_NE2 region AAAATATGAAAAAATTTATTTTGATTTTGGTTGCATTTTTTGTGCTAGGTTGCGGGGGAAACGAACGCCACCACATGACGCTAAATGACGAAGATGGCTTTAAAACGACATTTGATAGCTCAAAAAAAGAGTTAAAAATCATAGGGCATGATAAGCCTTTTGTTTTATACTTTTTTTCTAGCGATTGTGGTGCGTGTGCCGAGCAAGCGCCGATTTTAGAAAATTTAGCAAAAGAATTTGGTGAAAATGTGCGAATTATCGGCGTTTTGGGCGATTCGCATGGGCTGGATAAAGATATAAAAACGCTAAAAGAAAAAAATATTTCATTTCCGACAGCCACAAGCAAAAAATCTGCAATGTATCTAGCAAATATGGTCGGTGGCGTAATGGGAACGCCTATGAGCGTGATATTTGATAAAAATGGAAAAATCGTAAAGCAGCTGCTTGGGCTTTATCCGAAATCTGCATTTGAAAATGAGTTAAAGTTATTGTTGTAAATTTAATTTTTCGTCATTCTGAGCCTTGCAGAGCAAGGCGAAGAATCTCATTAAGAATTTTGGCTCGTAGCCTAAAATTCACAAATTCAGACTATTTTTTAAATTCTATTTTGATTTTTCGTAAAAATTCTATCAGCTCGGCAGAGCAGTTTTGTTTTATAATAGTAAAGGCTAAAATATTTCCGACAAATAGATAAAAATTTGTCTTTGTTTCTACAATTTTATATAAATCTTCGTATTTTATCTGGGAGAAATCGGCGCTTACATTTTGGTTAAAATCGTTTGTCTTTTGGGTAAAATAATCTTCAAAAAATTCAAAAAATGAGTGCTGATTTGCCGAGAGTTTATTTGAATAAAATGTCTTTTTGACAAAATAAACATTGGCGTAATAATAAAGTCCGCCAAGCCAAATCAAAGCTCCTAAATTTATAAAAAGCGTGTTGCTTATAAAGCCGTCTTCGAAAATCCAGTAAAAATCCCAAAATAGCGAATATAAAATCCAAATTCCGAATATTATAAAAATTATTCTAGTTAGCCATTTGCCTTTAATGGAGTTATTAAATTTTTTGTATTCATCAAAAGTAAAAATCGTATCGGTTTTATAAGGCATTTTGTGTCCCTTGATTTGTAAATTTGCAAATTTGATTATAAGAAATTTTGGCTTAAATTTGTAAATTTTAATTTTGCCAAATTTTTTGAATTTGCAAATTTGGGCTTTAATTCGTTCAAGTTCGGGGAATTAAAGGCTTGTTTCAACTTAAATTT contains the following coding sequences:
- a CDS encoding TlpA family protein disulfide reductase — translated: MKKFILILVAFFVLGCGGNERHHMTLNDEDGFKTTFDSSKKELKIIGHDKPFVLYFFSSDCGACAEQAPILENLAKEFGENVRIIGVLGDSHGLDKDIKTLKEKNISFPTATSKKSAMYLANMVGGVMGTPMSVIFDKNGKIVKQLLGLYPKSAFENELKLLL
- a CDS encoding YcxB family protein gives rise to the protein MPYKTDTIFTFDEYKKFNNSIKGKWLTRIIFIIFGIWILYSLFWDFYWIFEDGFISNTLFINLGALIWLGGLYYYANVYFVKKTFYSNKLSANQHSFFEFFEDYFTQKTNDFNQNVSADFSQIKYEDLYKIVETKTNFYLFVGNILAFTIIKQNCSAELIEFLRKIKIEFKK